One region of Danio rerio strain Tuebingen ecotype United States chromosome 5, GRCz12tu, whole genome shotgun sequence genomic DNA includes:
- the acacb gene encoding acetyl-CoA carboxylase 2 isoform X12 has product MSGPHLLKKGKEHRKMEVHRDFTVASPAEFVTRFGGNRIIDKVLIANNGIAAVKCMRSIRRWSYEMFRNERTIRFVVMVTPEDLKANAEYIKMADHYVPVPGGPNNNNYANVEMIVDIAKRIPVQAVWAGWGHASENPKLPELLHKSGICFLGPSSKAMWALGDKVASSIVAQSAGIPTLPWSGTGLSVEWAEEEQRQGRLISVPPELYVQGCVKDVDEGLASAEKIGYPVVIKASEGGGGKGIRKVESSEDFPSLFRQVQAEVPGSPIFIMQLAEHARHLEVQILADQYGNAISLFGRDCSIQRRHQKIIEEAPASIASTITFEQMEQYAVRLAKMVGYVSAGTVEYLFSEDGSFHFLELNPRLQVEHPCTEMIADVNLPAAQLQIAMGIPLYRIKDIRVLFGEAPWGDTTINFESPECMPCPRGHVIAARITSENPDEGFKPSSGTVQELNFRSSKNVWGYFSVGATGGLHEFADSQFGHCFSWGENREEAISNMVVAMKELSIRGDFRTTVEYLIKLLETESFRNNDIDTGWLDHLIADKVQAERPDTMLGVVCGALQVADASFRESMSDFLHSLERGQVLPAASLVNTVNVDLIYDGVKYCLKVARQSPTTYVIIMNDSDIEVDVHRLSDGGLLLSYGGSSYTTYMKEEIDRYRVTVGNKTCVFEKERDPTVLRSPSAGKLLQYVVTDGSHVSASQPYAEIEVMKMVMTLHVQHSGCIRFLKRPGTVLEPGCIVALMDLDDPSCIHQVKPNTEPLPAQEPLPMVGERLHQVFHNVLENLVKIMDGYCLPEPYFSQKLKNWVDTLMKTLRDPSLPLLELQEIMTSVAGRIPVTVEKAIRKVMAQYASNITSVLCQFPSQRIANILDSHAATLQRKADREIFFMNTQSIVQLVQRYRSGIRGYMKSVVLDLLKHYLQVEMQFQQAHYDKCVINLREQYKPDMTPVLECIFSHAQVSKKNILVTMLIDQLCGRDPMLADELMVILDELTQLSKMENSKVALRARQVLIASHLPSYELRHNQVESIFLSAIDMYGHQFCPENLKKLILSETSIFDVLPSFFYHNNRVVCMAALEVYVRRAYIAYELNSLQHHQLQDGTCAVDFQFMLPSSHPNRLTLPVNDSGEFPAMRRQGSELFLEGALSPPCQRMGAMVAFHSFDHFKRCFDEVICRFVDPLCESSLFFDGCSTFCDGESCKNMKENPIHIINVSIKQADTEDDDALVTAFTAFAHSKKSLLYDYGIRRVTFLVAQKREFPKYFTFRARDEFHEDRIYRNLEPALAFQLELNRMRNFDLKAVPCAHHRMQLYLGAARVEEGAEVTDYRFFIRAIIRHSDLITKEASFEYLQNEGERLLLEAMDELEVAFSNTPTRTDCNHIFLNFVPTVIMDPYKIEESVRSMVMRYGSRLWKLRVLQAELKINIRLTTTGDVIPIRLFLTNESGYYLDISLYKEVNDPSSGQIMFQSYGDKQGPLNGMLINTPYVTKDLLQAKRFQAQSLGTTYVYDFPEMFRQALFKLWGPGDSYPKDVLMCNELVLDSQGNLVQMNRLPGDNEVGMVAFRMRMKTPEYPEGRDIIVICNDITHMIGSFGPQEDQLFMRASELARAEGIPRIYISANSGARIGLAEEIRHMFQVAWIDPEDPYKGFKYLYLTPQDYTRISSSNSVHCHHVEEGGESRYILTDIIGKEEGIGVENLRGSGTIAGETSQAYKEIITISMVTCRAIGIGAYLVRLGQRVIQVENSHIILTGAGALNKVLGREVYTSNNQLGGVQIMHNNGVTHSTVPDDFEGVLTILQWLSYMPKSNQSPVPIKPATDPVDREIDFVPTKAPYDPRWLLCGRPHPTVKGAWQSGFFDHGSFLEIMATWAQTVVVGRARLGGIPLGVIAVETRTVELAIPADPANLDSEAKLLQQAGQVWFPDSAYKTAQAIEDFNREKLPLMVFANWRGFSGGMKDMYDQVLKFGSYIVDALREFSQPVLVYIPPNAELRGGSWVVIDPTINLQHMELYADRESRGGVLEAEGTVEIKFRKKDLLKTMRRIDPVYSRLAEQLGKPDLPSQERKDLEAKLKSREEFLLPIYHQVAVQFVDLHDTPGRMQEKGVITDILDWKTARSFFYWRLRRLLLEEVVKKEIMQANQDLSNGHIQSMLRRWFVETEGAVKAYLWDNNKVVVEWLENNLSQQDGTRSVIRENIKCIKRDYALKHIRSLVQANPEVTMDCIIHMAQNITPSQRAKVCHLLATMDNSTTS; this is encoded by the exons ATGTCAGGCCCCCACCTGCTGAAAAAGGGCAAAGAACACAGGAAGATGGAGGTGCATAGAGATTTCACCGTTGCCTCTCCAGCGGAGTTTGTCACTCGCTTTGGAGGAAACCGCATTATAGATAAG GTGCTGATTGCAAATAATGGCATTGCTGCAGTTAAGTGCATGCGGTCAATTCGCCGCTGGTCCTATGAAATGTTTCGTAATGAGAGAACCATTCGCTTTGTGGTGATGGTCACACCCGAAGACTTGAAAGCCAATGCAg AATACATTAAAATGGCTGATCACTATGTGCCAGTACCAGGGGGTCCAAATAACAACAACTATGCCAATGTTGAGATGATTGTGGATATTGCAAAAAGGATACCAGTGCAG gCTGTGTGGGCTGGATGGGGACATGCATCTGAGAACCCCAAACTACCAGAGCTCCTTCATAAATCAGGGATATGTTTTCTAG GACCGTCCAGTAAAGCCATGTGGGCATTAGGAGATAAAGTGGCATCTTCAATCGTAGCTCAGAGCGCAGGCATTCCCACGTTGCCCTGGAGTGGAACTG GTCTGAGTGTTGAATGGGCAGAAGAAGAGCAGAGGCAGGGTCGTTTGATCAGCGTTCCTCCTGAACTATACGTGCAGGGTTGTGTTAAAGATGTGGACGAGGGACTAGCG agTGCAGAAAAGATTGGCTACCCTGTGGTCATCAAAGCATCAGAGGGAGGTGGAGGTAAAGGCATAAGAAAAGTTGAAAGTTCTGAAGACTTTCCTAGCCTTTTCAGACAG GTGCAGGCTGAGGTGCCAGGTTCACCCATCTTCATAATGCAACTAGCCGAACACGCACGCCACCTGGAGGTGCAGATCTTGGCCGACCAATATGGCAATGCCATCTCTCTGTTTGGCAGAGACTGTTCTATCCAGCGCCGTCACCAGAAGATCATAGAAGAAGCTCCTGCCAGCATTGCCTCCACCATCACTTTTGAGCAAATggagcag TATGCAGTTCGTCTGGCTAAAATGGTGGGCTATGTGAGCGCTGGTACGGTGGAATACCTGTTTTCTGAGGATGGAAGTTTCCACTTCCTGGAGCTGAATCCTCGACTTCAGGTGGAGCATCCTTGTACGGAGATGATTGCTGACGTCAACCTTCCTGCAGCACAGCTACAG ATAGCGATGGGGATTCCTCTTTACAGAATTAAGGATATCCGTGTCCTGTTTGGTGAAGCTCCATGGGGAGACACAACTATTAACTTTGAATCTCCAGAATGCATGCCCTGTCCACGGGGACACGTCATAGCTGCACGCATCACCAGTGAAAACCCGGATGAG GGCTTTAAACCAAGCTCAGGTACAGTTCAGGAGCTGAACTTCCGTAGCAGTAAGAATGTATGGGGCTACTTTAGTGTAGGTGCAACTGGAGGCCTACATGAGTTTGCAGACTCTCAGTTTGGACACTGTTTCTCCTGGGGCGAGAACCGAGAAGAGGCCATCTC GAACATGGTGGTAGCCATGAAGGAGCTGTCAATCAGAGGAGACTTCAGGACAACAGTGGAGTACCTTATAAAACTGCTGGAAACAGAAAGTTTCAGAAACAATGACATTGATACTGGTTGGCTGGATCACCTTATTGCTGATAAAGTGCAG GCAGAGAGGCCAGATACTATGTTAGGTGTGGTATGCGGAGCTCTACAAGTGGCTGATGCAAGTTTTAGAGAAAGCATGTCTGACTTCCTGCATTCACTGGAAAG GGGTCAGGTGTTGCCGGCTGCTAGTTTGGTcaacacagttaatgttgatctGATCTATGATGGCGTCAAATACTGCCTGAAG GTAGCCCGTCAGTCACCTACGacatatgttatcataatgaATGACTCCGATATAGAAGTTGATGTCCATAGGCTCAGTGATGGTGGTCTACTGCTTTCCTATGGCGGCAGCAGCTACACAACCTACATGAAGGAGGAGATTGATAG GTACCGTGTCACAGTGGGCAATAAAACGTGCGTGTTTGAGAAGGAGCGAGACCCTACGGTGCTCCGTTCGCCCTCTGCTGGCAAGCTTTTGCAGTATGTAGTCACTGATGGTTCACATGTTTCGGCTTCCCAGCCTTATGCTGAAATTGAG gtgatgaagatggtgatgaccCTGCATGTCCAGCATTCTGGTTGTATTCGCTTTTTAAAAAGACCAGGAACAGTATTGGAGCCTGGCTGTATAGTGGCCCTAATGGACCTGGATGACCCCAGCTGTATTCATCAG GTGAAACCAAACACAGAGCCATTACCAGCTCAGGAGCCATTACCCATGGTAGGAGAGAGGCTTCACCAGGTGTTCCACAATGTTCTGGAGAACCTGGTGAAAATTATGGATGGATATTGTCTGCCAGAGCCATATTTTAGTCAGAAA TTGAAGAACTGGGTCGACACGCTGATGAAGACGCTTCGGGATCCGTCTCTGCCTCTACTTGAACTGCAGGAGATCATGACCAGCGTGGCAGGGCGAATTCCAGTTACTGTGGAGAAGGCAATTCGAAAGGTCATGGCACAGTACGCCAGTAACATTACCTCTGTGCTCTGTCAGTTCCCCAGCCAAAGG ATAGCAAATATACTTGATAGCCATGCTGCCACACTTCAAAGGAAAGCAGACCGGGAAATTTTCTTCATGAACACCCAGAGCATTGTGCAATTGGTGCAAAG ATACCGTAGCGGCATTAGGGGCTACATGAAATCTGTTGTTCTGGATCTTTTGAAACACTACCTTCAGGTGGAGATGCAATTTCAGCAAG CTCACTATGACAAGTGTGTGATCAATCTCAGAGAGCAGTATAAGCCGGACATGACCCCAGTGCTGGAGTGCATCTTTTCTCATGCTCAGGTGTCCAAGAAGAACATCCTCGTCACCATGCTCATA gaccaGCTGTGTGGCCGGGACCCAATGCTTGCTGATGAGCTCATGGTCATTCTGGATGAGCTTACACAACTCAGTAAAATGGAAAACTCTAAAGTGGCACTTAGGGCCAGACAG GTGTTGATCGCCTCTCATTTGCCCTCATATGAACTCAGGCACAACCAGGTGGAATCCATCTTTTTATCAGCTATTGATATGTATGGGCATCAGTTTTGTCCTGAAAACCTCAAG AAACTAATCCTATCTGAGACCTCCATCTTTGACGTCTTGCCCAGTTTTTTCTACCACAACAACCGTGTGGTTTGCATGGCTGCATTAGAG GTTTATGTACGGAGGGCTTATATAGCTTACGAGCTAAACAGTCTTCAGCACCATCAGCTGCAGGATGGGACATGTGCGGTGGATTTCCAGTTCATGTTACCATCATCCCACCCAAACAG ACTGACCCTTCCTGTCAACGATTCGGGAGAGTTTCCGGCAATGCGCCGTCAAGGCAGTGAGCTCTTTCTAGAGGGGGCGCTTTCACCCCCCTGCCAGAGGATGGGAGCCATGGTTGCCTTCCATAGCTTTGACCACTTCAAAAG GTGCTTTGATGAAGTGATCTGTCGCTTTGTGGATCCGCTGTGTGAAAGTTCTCTGTTTTTTGATGGCTGTTCCACCTTCTGTGATGGGGAGAGCTGTAAA AACATGAAGGAAAACCCCATTCACATCATAAATGTGTCAATTAAACAAGCAGACACAGAAGATGATGATGCTTTGGTCACAGCTTTCACTGCCTTTGCTCACTCCAAA AAATCGCTACTCTATGATTACGGAATCAGAAGGGTGACATTTTTAGTTGCACAAAAG CGGGAGTTCCCAAAATACTTCACGTTTAGGGCCAGAGATGAA TTCCATGAAGACAGAATCTACCGTAACCTGGAGCCTGCTCTGGCCTTCCAGCTGGAGCTGAACCGCATGCGTAACTTTGACCTTAAGGCTGTTCCCTGTGCTCACCACCGCATGCAGCTGTACTTGGGTGCTGCTCGTGTGGAAGAGGGCGCAGAGGTCACTGATTATCGCTTCTTTATCAGAGCCATCATTCGCCACTCTGACCTCATCACCAAG GAGGCCTCCTTTGAGTATTTGCAGAATGAGGGTGAGAGGCTGTTGCTGGAGGCGATGGATGAGCTGGAGGTGGCCTTTAGTAACACACCCACTCGGACTGACTGCAATCACATCTTCCTCAATTTTGTACCCACTGTTATTATGGACCCATACAAG ATAGAGGAGTCTGTCCGCTCCATGGTGATGCGATACGGTAGTCGACTGTGGAAGCTGCGAGTTCTCCAGGCTGAGCTGAAAATCAACATCCGCCTCACCACCACTGGAGATGTTATTCCCATACGCCTCTTTCTCACCAATGAGTCTGGATACTATCTGGACATCAGCTTGTATAAAGAGGTCAATGACCCATCCAGTGGACAG ATAATGTTCCAGTCGTATGGAGACAAACAAGGCCCGCTGAACGGCATGCTCATAAACACACCATACGTCACAAAGGATTTACTCCAGGCCAAGCGCTTCCAGGCTCAGAGCCTCGGCACCACATATGTCTATGACTTCCCTGAGATGTTTAGACAG GCTTTGTTTAAGCTTTGGGGACCAGGAGACAGTTATCCTAAAGATGTGTTGATGTGTAATGAGCTGGTCCTGGATTCTCAGGGGAACCTTGTGCAGATGAACAGACTACCAGGAGACAATGAG GTTGGAATGGTAGCTTTCCGGATGAGGATGAAGACTCCAGAGTACCCAGAGGGCCGAGATATCATTGTGATCTGTAATGATATTACCCATATGATTGGCTCTTTTGGGCCTCAGGAGGATCAGCTTTTTATGCGAGCATCTGAGCTGGCCAGAGCGGAGGGCATCCCGCGCATCTACATCTCAGCCAACAGCGGAGCTCGAATCGGCCTGGCAGAGGAGATCCGCCACATGTTTCAGGTGGCTTGGATCGACCCTGAAGACCCATATAAG GGTTTTAAGTACCTGTATCTGACTCCTCAAGACTACACCCGCATCAGTTCCTCCAATTCTGTCCATTGTCACCATGTAGAGGAGGGAGGAGAGTCCAG ATACATCCTCACAGACATCATAGGAAAGGAAGAGGGTATTGGAGTGGAGAATCTGAGGGGCTCGGGCACAATAGCTGGAGAAACTTCTCAGGCTTATAAAGAAATAATCACTATCAGCATG GTCACGTGTCGGGCTATAGGAATCGGTGCCTATCTGGTACGTCTAGGACAAAGAGTCATTCAAGTGGAAAACTCCCATATCATCCTGACTGGAGCCGGGGCATTAAACAAG GTGCTGGGTCGTGAAGTCTACACCTCCAATAACCAGCTTGGTGGGGTTCAGATCATGCACAACAATGGAGTGACACACTCCACCGTGCCAGATGACTTTGAAGGAGTGCTCACTATTCTACAGTGGTTATCCTACATGCCAAAG AGCAATCAAAGTCCAGTCCCAATAAAGCCTGCCACTGATCCAGTCGACAGAGAGATCGATTTTGTTCCCACAAAAGCCCCTTATGACCCTCGCTGGCTGCTCTGTGGACGACCCCATCCCA CTGTGAAGGGAGCATGGCAGAGTGGATTCTTTGATCATGGTTCATTTTTGGAGATAATGGCTACATGGGCACAGACAGTGGTGGTGGGCCGAGCCAG GCTTGGTGGGATTCCTCTTGGGGTCATTGCTGTGGAGACCCGCACAGTCGAGCTTGCCATTCCAGCAGATCCTGCCAACTTAGACTCAGAGGCCAAG CTCCTCCAGCAAGCTGGTCAGGTGTGGTTTCCAGATTCTGCATATAAAACGGCTCAGGCTATTGAGGATTTCAATAGAGAGAAACTTCCCCTTATGGTGTTTGCCAACTGGCGAGGATTTTCTGGAGGCATGAAAG ATATGTACGACCAGGTGCTCAAGTTTGGCTCTTATATCGTGGATGCCCTGCGAGAATTCAGCCAGCCTGTGCTGGTTTACATTCCTCCTAATGCTGAGCTGAGAGGAGGATCATGGGTCGTGATCGACCCTACTATAAACCTTCAGCACATGGAGCTCTATGCAGATCGAGAAAGCAG AGGGGGCGTTTTGGAGGCTGAGGGCACAGTGGAGatcaaattcagaaaaaaagaCCTGCTAAAGACCATGCGAAGGATTGATCCAGTGTATTCTCGTCTGGCTGAGCAGCTAG GCAAACCAGACTTACCGAGCCAGGAGCGTAAAGACCTGGAGGCAAAACTAAAGTCTAGAGAGGAGTTCCTTCTTCCCATCTACCACCAGGTGGCAGTGCAGTTTGTTGACCTTCATGACACTCCAGGACGGATGCAGGAAAAGGGAGTCATCACg gaCATCCTGGACTGGAAGACTGCTAGGTCATTCTTTTACTGGCGTCTGAGGCGACTGCTGTTGGAGGAAGTGGTAAAGAAGGAGATCATGCAGGCCAACCAAGACCTGAGCAACGGACACATACAGTCCATGCTGCGCCGCTGGTTTGTGGAGACAGAAGGAGCTGTAAAA